The Streptococcus viridans genome includes a window with the following:
- the serS gene encoding serine--tRNA ligase — protein MLDIKRIRTDFDAVAEKLATRGVDAAILNEMKEIDAKRRDILVKVEGLKAERNTVSAEIAQAKRNKENADDKIAAMQTLSAEVKAFDAELAEIDAKLTEFTTTLPNIPADSVPVGADEDDNVEVRRWGTPREFDFELKAHWDLGEDLDILDWERGGKVTGARFLFYKGLGARLERAIYNFMLDEHGKEGYTEVITPYMVNHDSMFGTGQYPKFKEDTFELSDTNYVLIPTAEVPLTNYYRDEIIDGKDLPIYFTAMSPSFRSEAGSAGRDTRGLIRLHQFHKVEMVKFAKPEESYEELEKMTANAENILQKLNLPYRVVALSTGDMGFSAAKTYDLEVWIPAQNTYREISSCSNTEDFQARRAQIRYRDEADGKVKLLHTLNGSGLAVGRTVAAILENYQNEDGSVTIPEVLRPYMGGAEVIAPK, from the coding sequence ATGTTAGATATTAAACGGATTCGTACAGACTTTGATGCAGTTGCTGAAAAATTAGCGACACGCGGTGTAGATGCTGCCATCTTGAACGAAATGAAAGAAATCGATGCCAAGCGTCGTGACATCTTGGTCAAAGTAGAAGGCCTCAAGGCTGAGCGTAACACAGTATCTGCTGAAATCGCCCAAGCCAAACGCAACAAAGAAAATGCAGATGATAAGATTGCTGCCATGCAAACTCTTTCTGCAGAAGTCAAAGCATTCGATGCAGAATTGGCAGAAATCGATGCGAAATTGACAGAATTTACTACAACCCTTCCAAACATTCCTGCTGATAGTGTACCTGTTGGAGCAGATGAGGATGACAACGTAGAAGTTCGCCGTTGGGGAACTCCTCGCGAGTTTGACTTCGAACTAAAAGCTCACTGGGACCTTGGAGAAGACTTAGACATCCTTGACTGGGAACGTGGTGGTAAAGTCACTGGCGCTCGTTTCCTCTTCTACAAGGGGCTTGGAGCTCGCTTAGAACGTGCTATCTACAATTTTATGTTGGATGAGCATGGCAAGGAAGGATACACAGAAGTCATCACACCTTACATGGTCAACCACGATTCTATGTTTGGTACTGGTCAATATCCAAAGTTCAAGGAAGATACTTTTGAACTCAGCGACACCAACTATGTCTTGATTCCAACTGCCGAAGTGCCTCTGACCAACTACTACCGTGACGAAATCATCGATGGCAAGGATCTCCCAATCTACTTTACTGCCATGAGCCCTTCTTTCCGTTCAGAAGCAGGTTCTGCTGGTCGTGACACTCGTGGTTTGATCCGTTTACACCAATTCCATAAGGTAGAAATGGTCAAATTTGCCAAACCGGAAGAATCATATGAAGAATTGGAAAAGATGACAGCCAACGCTGAAAACATCCTTCAAAAACTCAACCTTCCATATCGCGTAGTTGCTCTTTCTACAGGAGACATGGGCTTCTCAGCTGCTAAGACTTACGACTTGGAAGTATGGATCCCAGCACAAAATACCTATCGTGAAATCTCAAGCTGTTCAAATACGGAAGATTTCCAAGCACGTCGTGCCCAAATCCGCTATCGTGATGAAGCTGACGGTAAGGTTAAACTTCTTCACACCTTGAATGGTTCTGGATTGGCTGTTGGACGTACAGTGGCAGCTATTCTTGAAAACTATCAAAACGAAGATGGTTCTGTAACTATTCCTGAAGTCCTTCGTCCATACATGGGTGGAGCTGAAGTCATCGCACCAAAATAA
- a CDS encoding DUF956 family protein: MAQSQNKTVEFHTTGVSYLGVGGKVGKMLVGDVAFEFYADANVEDYVQIPWKEIEQIGANVSGRKISRHFEIYTKESKFLFASKDSGKILKIARQHLGNDKIVKLPTLIQTIAAKIKNLFAK; the protein is encoded by the coding sequence ATGGCGCAATCACAGAATAAAACCGTGGAATTCCATACCACTGGTGTCTCTTATCTAGGTGTTGGTGGAAAGGTTGGAAAAATGTTAGTTGGAGATGTGGCTTTTGAATTTTACGCAGATGCTAATGTAGAAGACTACGTCCAAATTCCCTGGAAAGAAATCGAACAGATTGGAGCCAACGTATCCGGGCGTAAAATTAGCCGCCATTTTGAAATTTACACCAAGGAAAGTAAGTTCCTCTTTGCTTCTAAAGACTCGGGTAAAATCTTAAAAATTGCCCGTCAACACCTTGGAAATGATAAAATTGTCAAGCTTCCCACCTTGATCCAAACCATCGCAGCTAAAATTAAAAATCTATTTGCAAAATAG
- a CDS encoding PTS system mannose/fructose/sorbose family transporter subunit IID: protein MTEKLQLSKSDRQKVWWRSTFLQGSWNYERMQNLGWAYSLIPAIKKLYTKKEDQAAALERHMEFFNTHPYVAAPIIGVTLALEEERANGAAIDDAAIQGVKIGMMGPLAGIGDPVFWFTVRPILGALGASLAASGNILGPLIFFIAWNAIRMAFLWYTQELGYKAGSEITKDMSGGILQDITKGASILGMFILAVLVERWVSIKFIFNVSSVKLDDKAYIHWDKLPEGHKGIQEAFAQVGSGLSQTPEKVTTFQQNLDSLIPGLMGLLLTFACMWLLKKKVSPITIIIALFVIGVLAHVAGLM from the coding sequence ATGACTGAAAAATTACAATTATCTAAATCAGATCGTCAAAAAGTTTGGTGGCGTTCAACCTTCTTGCAAGGTTCTTGGAACTATGAACGGATGCAAAACTTGGGTTGGGCTTACTCATTGATCCCAGCTATCAAAAAACTCTACACGAAGAAAGAAGACCAAGCGGCTGCTCTTGAACGTCACATGGAATTCTTCAACACTCACCCATACGTTGCCGCTCCTATCATCGGGGTAACACTTGCTCTTGAAGAAGAAAGAGCAAACGGTGCTGCGATTGACGATGCTGCCATCCAAGGGGTTAAAATTGGTATGATGGGTCCTTTGGCGGGTATCGGAGATCCAGTCTTCTGGTTTACAGTACGTCCTATCCTTGGTGCCCTTGGTGCATCACTTGCTGCGTCTGGTAACATCCTTGGCCCACTCATCTTCTTTATCGCATGGAATGCGATTCGTATGGCCTTCTTGTGGTACACGCAAGAACTTGGATACAAAGCAGGTTCTGAAATTACCAAAGATATGTCTGGTGGGATCTTGCAAGACATCACTAAAGGAGCTTCTATCCTCGGGATGTTCATCCTTGCTGTCTTGGTAGAACGTTGGGTATCTATTAAATTCATCTTTAATGTTTCTTCTGTCAAATTAGACGACAAAGCTTATATCCACTGGGATAAACTTCCTGAAGGACACAAGGGTATCCAAGAAGCCTTCGCTCAAGTTGGTTCAGGTCTATCTCAAACACCTGAAAAAGTTACGACTTTCCAACAAAACTTGGATTCATTGATTCCTGGTTTGATGGGATTGCTTCTTACTTTCGCTTGTATGTGGTTGCTTAAGAAGAAAGTATCTCCAATCACTATCATCATCGCCCTCTTTGTAATCGGTGTCTTGGCACACGTTGCTGGCTTGATGTAA
- a CDS encoding PTS mannose/fructose/sorbose transporter subunit IIC has translation MSIISMVLVVVVAFLAGLEGILDQFQFHQPLVACTLIGLVTGNLTAGIMLGGSLQFIALGWANIGAAVAPDAALASVAAAIIMVLGGDFSTKGIAVAQGVAIPLAVAGLFLTMIVRTLSVGLVHTADAAARKGDIKGVERAHFVALLLQGLRIAIPAALLLMIPAETVKTALEQMPKWLSDGMQIGGGMVVAVGYAMVINMMASREVWPFFAIGFALAAVSQLTLIALGAIGVALALIYLTLSKKGGNGGGGAATSNDPIGDILEDY, from the coding sequence ATGTCTATTATTTCTATGGTATTAGTGGTCGTTGTTGCCTTCTTAGCAGGTCTTGAAGGTATCCTTGACCAATTCCAATTCCACCAACCCCTTGTTGCTTGTACCTTAATCGGTTTGGTAACAGGTAACTTGACTGCTGGCATTATGCTTGGTGGTTCACTTCAATTTATTGCACTTGGCTGGGCAAACATTGGTGCCGCAGTTGCACCCGATGCTGCCCTTGCATCTGTCGCTGCTGCCATCATCATGGTACTTGGGGGAGACTTCAGTACAAAAGGAATCGCTGTCGCTCAAGGTGTCGCTATTCCACTTGCAGTTGCTGGTCTTTTCTTGACCATGATCGTCCGTACCCTTTCCGTTGGTTTGGTTCACACTGCCGACGCTGCTGCTAGAAAAGGGGATATCAAAGGTGTAGAACGCGCTCACTTTGTGGCCCTTCTTCTTCAAGGTCTTCGTATCGCCATTCCTGCAGCCCTCTTGTTGATGATTCCTGCTGAAACTGTTAAAACTGCTCTTGAACAAATGCCAAAATGGCTCTCTGATGGAATGCAAATCGGTGGTGGTATGGTTGTAGCCGTTGGTTATGCCATGGTTATCAACATGATGGCAAGCCGTGAAGTTTGGCCATTCTTTGCCATTGGTTTTGCTCTTGCAGCCGTTAGCCAATTAACTTTGATCGCTCTTGGAGCAATTGGTGTTGCCCTTGCCTTGATCTACCTTACTCTTTCTAAGAAAGGTGGCAATGGAGGTGGCGGAGCCGCTACTTCTAACGATCCAATCGGCGACATTCTCGAAGACTATTAA
- a CDS encoding PTS sugar transporter subunit IIB — translation MSIGIIIASHGEFAAGIHQSGSMIFGDQEKVQVVTFMPSEGPDDLYAKFNAAVAAFDAEDEVLVLADLWSGSPFNQASRVMGENPDRKFAIITGLNLPMLIQAYTERLMDATAGVDKVAANIIKESKDGIKALPEELNPVEEASTASVAPVAQAAIPEGTVIGDGKLKINLARLDTRLLHGQVATAWTPDSKADRIIVASDSVAKDELRKELIKQAAPNGVKANVVPIQKLIEVAKDPRFGNTHALILFETPQDALRAIEGGVPIKTLNVGSMAHSTGKTMVNNVLSMDKDDVATFEKMRDLGVEFDVRKVPNDSKKDLFDLINKANVQ, via the coding sequence ATGAGTATTGGTATCATTATTGCTAGCCACGGTGAATTTGCAGCTGGAATCCACCAATCCGGCTCGATGATCTTTGGGGATCAAGAGAAAGTTCAAGTGGTTACGTTCATGCCAAGTGAAGGCCCAGATGATCTCTATGCTAAATTCAATGCTGCTGTTGCCGCATTTGATGCAGAAGATGAAGTCTTGGTTTTGGCTGACCTTTGGAGTGGTTCTCCATTTAACCAAGCGAGTCGCGTTATGGGAGAAAATCCAGATCGTAAATTTGCGATCATCACTGGATTGAACCTGCCGATGTTGATTCAAGCTTATACAGAGCGTTTGATGGATGCAACTGCTGGCGTTGATAAAGTTGCTGCAAACATCATCAAAGAATCTAAAGATGGAATCAAAGCTCTTCCAGAAGAATTGAATCCAGTCGAAGAAGCAAGCACTGCTTCAGTTGCTCCTGTAGCCCAAGCTGCGATTCCAGAAGGAACGGTTATCGGAGATGGAAAACTCAAGATTAACCTTGCCCGCTTAGATACACGTCTTCTTCATGGACAAGTCGCAACTGCTTGGACACCCGATTCAAAAGCTGATCGGATCATTGTTGCTTCAGATTCTGTTGCCAAAGATGAACTCCGTAAGGAATTGATCAAACAAGCGGCACCAAATGGTGTGAAAGCAAACGTTGTCCCAATTCAAAAATTGATTGAGGTTGCTAAAGACCCTCGCTTTGGAAATACCCATGCTTTGATCTTATTTGAAACACCTCAAGATGCTCTTCGCGCCATCGAAGGTGGTGTTCCGATTAAAACCTTGAACGTTGGTTCAATGGCCCACTCAACTGGTAAAACCATGGTTAACAATGTGTTATCAATGGATAAAGATGATGTGGCTACATTTGAAAAAATGCGTGATCTTGGAGTTGAATTTGACGTCCGTAAAGTGCCAAATGACTCTAAGAAAGATTTGTTTGACTTAATTAACAAAGCTAACGTTCAATAA
- the adhP gene encoding alcohol dehydrogenase AdhP, producing the protein MKAVVVNPEGTGVEIVANKEMRPLETGEALVQIEYCGVCHTDLHVAHGDFGKVPGRVLGHEGIGIVKELAPDVTSLKVGDRVSVAWFFEGCGTCEYCTTGRETLCRTVKNAGYSVDGGMAEQCIVTADYAVKVPEGLDPAQASSITCAGVTTYKAIKEAKAEPGQWIVIYGAGGLGNLAVQYAKKVFNAHVIAVDINNDKLELAKKVGADFVINGHEVEDVPGLIKEKTNGGAHSAVVTAVSKVAFNQAVDSVRAGGRVVAVGLPSEMMDLSIVKTVLDGIQVIGSLVGTRKDLEEAFQFGAEGLVVPVVQKRPVEDAVKVFDEMEAGTIQGRMVLDFTN; encoded by the coding sequence ATGAAAGCTGTTGTTGTAAATCCAGAAGGTACTGGTGTTGAAATTGTTGCAAACAAGGAGATGCGCCCATTAGAAACAGGGGAAGCTCTTGTTCAAATCGAATACTGTGGTGTCTGCCACACGGACTTGCACGTTGCTCACGGAGACTTCGGTAAAGTTCCAGGCCGTGTTCTTGGACACGAAGGAATCGGGATTGTTAAAGAACTTGCTCCAGATGTGACAAGTTTAAAAGTCGGTGACCGTGTCAGTGTTGCTTGGTTCTTCGAAGGATGTGGCACTTGTGAATACTGTACAACTGGTCGCGAAACTCTTTGCCGTACTGTAAAAAATGCTGGTTACTCTGTTGATGGAGGAATGGCTGAACAATGTATAGTAACTGCAGACTACGCAGTAAAAGTACCAGAGGGATTAGATCCAGCTCAAGCTTCTTCTATTACCTGTGCCGGTGTTACAACCTACAAAGCTATCAAAGAAGCCAAAGCTGAACCAGGACAATGGATCGTTATCTATGGAGCTGGTGGACTAGGAAACTTGGCTGTTCAATATGCTAAGAAAGTCTTCAACGCTCATGTCATCGCTGTTGATATCAACAATGATAAACTCGAATTGGCCAAAAAAGTTGGGGCAGACTTTGTCATCAACGGTCACGAAGTCGAAGATGTCCCAGGATTGATCAAAGAAAAAACAAATGGTGGAGCTCACTCTGCTGTCGTAACCGCTGTTTCTAAAGTAGCCTTCAACCAAGCAGTAGATTCAGTTCGTGCGGGTGGTCGCGTTGTTGCAGTCGGACTTCCTTCTGAAATGATGGACCTCAGCATTGTGAAAACAGTATTAGATGGTATCCAAGTCATCGGTTCTCTTGTAGGAACTCGTAAAGACTTGGAAGAAGCCTTCCAATTTGGTGCAGAAGGCTTGGTCGTTCCAGTTGTTCAAAAACGTCCAGTAGAAGATGCTGTCAAAGTCTTTGACGAAATGGAAGCCGGAACCATTCAAGGACGTATGGTACTTGACTTCACCAACTAA
- a CDS encoding Cof-type HAD-IIB family hydrolase — translation MNKKLIAVDLDGTLLNSESKLSSYTIETIQKVSEQGHQVIITTGRPYRMADHIYKELGLESPMINFNGALTHIPNKKWSKELSMTLDKKYLLDMVERENDIQADFIAGEYRNKFYVTHTYHHTIDPALFGVSKISSKTKFEARKVTENPNAILFQTRAEDKYALAEEMRDYYHHELEINSWGGPLNILECAPKGVNKAFALNYLLETYGLDQKDLIAFGDEQNDTDMLAFAGTGYAMKNANPVLLPYADKQTEYTNDQDGVARQLEKLFL, via the coding sequence ATGAATAAGAAACTAATCGCTGTCGATTTAGATGGCACCTTATTAAATTCTGAGAGCAAATTATCATCCTATACGATTGAAACCATCCAGAAAGTCAGTGAACAAGGCCACCAGGTCATTATTACAACTGGGCGTCCCTATCGAATGGCAGATCACATCTATAAGGAATTGGGATTGGAAAGTCCCATGATTAACTTTAACGGCGCTCTCACTCATATTCCAAATAAAAAATGGTCGAAAGAACTATCCATGACCCTTGATAAAAAATACCTCCTCGATATGGTCGAGAGAGAAAATGACATCCAGGCGGACTTTATTGCAGGAGAGTACCGAAATAAGTTTTATGTCACCCATACCTACCACCATACGATTGATCCCGCCTTATTTGGGGTTTCAAAAATCTCCTCCAAAACAAAATTCGAAGCTCGTAAAGTTACCGAAAACCCAAATGCCATCCTCTTTCAAACACGCGCTGAAGATAAGTATGCTTTAGCCGAAGAAATGCGTGATTACTACCATCACGAGCTAGAAATCAATAGCTGGGGTGGTCCCCTCAACATTCTTGAATGTGCTCCAAAAGGCGTCAATAAGGCCTTTGCCCTCAACTATCTCCTCGAGACTTACGGACTTGATCAGAAAGACCTTATCGCCTTTGGAGACGAACAAAACGATACAGACATGTTGGCTTTCGCAGGAACTGGTTATGCAATGAAAAACGCCAATCCTGTCCTCCTCCCCTATGCCGATAAACAAACCGAGTATACAAATGATCAGGACGGCGTTGCTCGTCAACTAGAAAAACTCTTCCTATAA